From one Paenibacillus sp. FSL K6-1330 genomic stretch:
- the glpK gene encoding glycerol kinase GlpK codes for MEQYILALDQGTTSSRAILFNKEGEIVHSAHKEFPQYFPKPGWVEQNANEIWGSILAVIATCLSEAGVKADQIAGIGITNQRETAVVWDRNSGEPIYHAIVWQSRQTAGICEELIAAGHDGMVREKTGLLIDPYFSGTKIKWILDHVDGARERAERGDIIFGTIDTWLIWKLSGGQAHVTDYSNASRTMLYNIHELKWDEELLQLLDIPMAMLPEVRPSSEVYSNTVSYHFFGREVPIAGAAGDQQAALFGQTCFSEGMVKTTYGTGSFMLMNTGDQPVKSEHGLITTIAWGLDGGVQYALEGSVFVAGSAIQWLRDGLRMFREAKDSEPYARRVNSTDGVYVVPAFVGLGSPYWNSDVRGAVFGLTRGTSKEHFIRATLESLAYQTRDVLSVMEEDSGYGITSLRVDGGAVSNTFLMEFQSDILNVPVEQPNITETTALGAAYLAGLAVGFWKDQEEICSKWSMGQSFKPTMEEDVREQLYSGWKKAVYAAMAFH; via the coding sequence TTGGAGCAGTACATTCTGGCGCTTGACCAAGGAACAACAAGCTCGCGCGCGATCCTGTTCAACAAGGAAGGAGAAATCGTACACTCGGCTCATAAGGAGTTTCCACAGTATTTTCCCAAGCCGGGCTGGGTGGAGCAGAATGCCAATGAAATATGGGGCTCCATTCTTGCAGTCATTGCGACATGCTTATCCGAAGCGGGCGTGAAGGCGGATCAGATTGCCGGAATCGGAATTACGAATCAGCGGGAGACGGCCGTGGTTTGGGATCGGAATAGTGGCGAACCGATATACCACGCCATTGTCTGGCAATCCCGCCAGACGGCGGGCATCTGCGAGGAGCTGATTGCCGCCGGACATGACGGGATGGTTCGGGAGAAGACCGGACTTTTGATTGATCCTTATTTCTCGGGAACGAAGATCAAATGGATCCTCGATCATGTAGACGGTGCCCGTGAGCGGGCCGAGCGCGGAGACATTATATTCGGGACCATCGATACCTGGCTGATCTGGAAGCTGTCCGGAGGCCAGGCGCACGTGACCGATTATTCCAACGCATCGCGAACGATGCTCTACAACATTCATGAATTGAAATGGGATGAGGAGCTCCTGCAACTCCTAGATATCCCCATGGCCATGCTGCCCGAAGTCAGGCCTTCTTCCGAGGTATATTCCAATACCGTTTCCTATCATTTCTTCGGTCGCGAGGTTCCAATTGCCGGAGCAGCCGGCGATCAGCAGGCGGCGCTATTTGGGCAGACCTGCTTCTCGGAAGGCATGGTGAAGACGACCTATGGAACCGGCAGCTTTATGCTGATGAACACCGGCGACCAGCCCGTAAAATCCGAGCATGGGCTGATCACCACGATCGCCTGGGGACTGGATGGCGGTGTACAGTATGCGCTTGAGGGCAGCGTGTTCGTGGCCGGCTCGGCGATCCAGTGGCTGCGCGACGGTCTTCGGATGTTCCGCGAGGCGAAGGACAGTGAGCCCTATGCGCGTCGGGTCAACTCAACAGATGGCGTGTACGTGGTGCCAGCTTTTGTCGGACTCGGCAGTCCATACTGGAACAGCGATGTCCGAGGGGCCGTATTCGGCCTGACGCGAGGCACGTCGAAGGAGCATTTCATCCGTGCAACCCTGGAGTCGCTTGCGTATCAAACTCGGGATGTCCTATCCGTGATGGAAGAAGATTCCGGCTATGGCATCACATCCCTGCGGGTGGATGGAGGGGCTGTATCCAACACGTTTCTCATGGAATTCCAAAGCGACATCCTGAATGTTCCGGTGGAACAGCCGAACATTACGGAGACAACGGCACTCGGTGCCGCTTACCTGGCGGGGCTCGCTGTCGGCTTCTGGAAGGATCAGGAGGAAATCTGCAGCAAATGGAGCATGGGGCAAAGCTTCAAGCCAACCATGGAGGAAGACGTAAGGGAGCAATTATACAGCGGCTGGAAAAAAGCCGTTTATGCGGCAATGGCTTTTCATTAG
- a CDS encoding ROK family transcriptional regulator: MKKGDHKLIQALNRSMVLNKIRTEGPISRIDLAKKNKLSPSTVASAVQELIKEGYVSEIGTGSSSGGRKPILLKFNPDNHYLFAVAITNSVMMLARMNLEAKVLQKETHPLAGLQGEAVIERLLSLMDNFMTGQEDLERCVGISVTVPGVVSDSQGLVHYNTKLRMTDVPLKRIIEERYGLRTWVENDMNSVVLAERRFGDYAFANLIYISIGDGLGSGILINDHLLRGKHGGAGEFGHTSVNRSGIRCECGNVGCLDSYISWMAVYSRIITAIATGRPTLIQELSGGDYSKIVPSVFKEVLRRGDRLARDLNEEVAELLGAAIVNLVNMFNPEALILGGEMAHGNPNLLEMVRSYIDRHALPILKEDMVFGLASLGEEDKLMGAASVLLQDLLGFSLTE, encoded by the coding sequence ATGAAAAAAGGTGACCATAAGCTGATTCAGGCATTAAACCGGTCCATGGTGCTGAACAAGATCCGCACAGAGGGACCCATATCCAGAATCGATCTGGCCAAAAAGAACAAGCTGAGTCCCTCCACGGTCGCCTCAGCCGTACAGGAACTCATCAAGGAAGGCTACGTTTCCGAGATTGGAACGGGCTCCTCCAGCGGAGGGAGAAAACCCATTCTGCTTAAATTCAATCCGGATAATCATTATTTGTTCGCTGTAGCGATAACGAATTCGGTTATGATGCTGGCCCGCATGAATCTGGAGGCGAAGGTGCTCCAGAAGGAAACGCATCCTCTAGCCGGGCTCCAAGGAGAAGCCGTTATCGAGCGACTGCTGAGCCTGATGGACAATTTCATGACAGGCCAAGAAGACTTAGAGCGGTGTGTCGGGATTTCCGTTACCGTGCCGGGTGTTGTGAGTGATAGTCAGGGCCTGGTGCACTATAACACGAAACTTCGCATGACCGATGTTCCGTTGAAACGGATTATTGAAGAACGCTATGGACTGCGCACCTGGGTGGAGAACGATATGAATTCCGTTGTACTGGCTGAACGCCGATTTGGCGATTACGCATTTGCGAACCTGATTTATATCTCCATTGGCGACGGGCTTGGTTCCGGTATTTTAATTAACGATCATCTCCTAAGGGGCAAGCATGGCGGTGCCGGCGAATTCGGGCATACGAGCGTAAACCGCAGCGGCATCCGCTGCGAATGCGGCAATGTAGGCTGCTTGGACAGTTACATCAGCTGGATGGCCGTGTATTCGCGAATTATTACGGCAATCGCAACGGGGAGACCGACGCTAATCCAGGAGCTCAGCGGGGGAGATTACAGTAAAATTGTTCCGTCCGTATTTAAAGAAGTTCTTCGCAGAGGGGACAGGCTGGCGAGGGATCTGAATGAGGAAGTGGCGGAGCTTCTAGGAGCAGCCATCGTCAATCTGGTCAATATGTTTAATCCCGAAGCGCTAATCCTGGGCGGGGAAATGGCGCATGGAAATCCGAATTTGCTGGAAATGGTGCGCAGCTATATAGACCGGCATGCGCTGCCTATTCTGAAGGAGGACATGGTATTCGGTTTGGCCTCCCTTGGCGAGGAAGACAAGTTAATGGGTGCGGCCTCAGTCCTGCTGCAGGACTTGCTAGGTTTCTCGCTGACGGAATAA
- a CDS encoding sugar ABC transporter substrate-binding protein — protein MKKRMSVLISVLFVFTALLSACGGGNASGGENGKKVISVALWDENVRDTLDKSIKIFNEKHPNVEVKVTYTPWADYWTKLKTSLAGNSGPDVYWMNGPNFHSYASSGLIKDLSPLIEKSGLDTSVYTEALVDMYTYQGKLHGLPYFQDSVGLFYNKELFDQAGLPYPDKSWTWQTVEENAAKLTDKSNGIYGFIAPIDSQIGYYNFIAQAGGYVISDDKKSSGFDTPEALSAFQWEQSLIEKGYSPSAQQQLETKSRQLFGSGKAAMFPGISVNSPELYKLLGDKLGVAELPAGKKKASIVHGLSWAINGKTKVEQESWELIQILSGKEGQELLAESGFSMPAYKGTEGGWLKSIPSLDLQVFVDSLEFAVPYPVSQKTAEWQDAEVKEIQAAFLGKKSFEEALKNAGEQMNAILATETK, from the coding sequence ATGAAAAAAAGAATGTCTGTCCTGATTTCGGTATTATTCGTGTTCACCGCGTTACTCTCTGCTTGCGGAGGCGGCAATGCCTCTGGAGGAGAAAACGGCAAGAAGGTCATCAGCGTCGCTCTATGGGACGAAAATGTGCGGGACACGCTGGACAAGTCCATTAAAATTTTCAATGAGAAGCACCCGAATGTTGAAGTGAAAGTGACTTACACCCCATGGGCCGATTATTGGACCAAGCTGAAAACCAGCCTCGCCGGCAACAGCGGTCCTGACGTCTACTGGATGAACGGTCCTAACTTTCATTCCTATGCCTCCTCCGGTCTGATCAAAGACCTGTCTCCCCTAATTGAGAAGAGCGGTCTGGACACCTCGGTTTATACCGAAGCGCTCGTCGATATGTACACCTATCAGGGTAAACTTCACGGACTCCCTTACTTCCAGGATTCCGTTGGACTTTTTTACAATAAAGAATTGTTTGACCAAGCAGGTCTGCCTTATCCCGACAAGAGCTGGACCTGGCAAACCGTCGAGGAGAACGCAGCCAAGCTGACGGATAAATCGAATGGCATTTATGGCTTCATCGCGCCGATCGACAGCCAGATCGGATATTACAACTTCATTGCTCAAGCGGGCGGATACGTCATCTCGGACGATAAGAAATCATCTGGATTTGATACACCCGAAGCGCTATCGGCCTTCCAGTGGGAGCAGAGCTTGATTGAAAAGGGTTATTCCCCAAGCGCCCAGCAGCAGCTTGAAACGAAGTCCCGCCAATTGTTCGGCTCCGGCAAGGCCGCTATGTTCCCGGGGATTTCGGTTAACTCCCCCGAGTTGTACAAGCTTCTCGGCGATAAACTCGGTGTCGCTGAACTTCCTGCCGGCAAGAAAAAGGCATCGATCGTTCATGGACTCAGCTGGGCCATCAACGGCAAGACGAAGGTCGAGCAGGAATCCTGGGAGCTGATTCAGATTCTTTCCGGCAAGGAAGGTCAGGAATTACTCGCCGAATCTGGATTCTCGATGCCTGCATACAAAGGCACGGAGGGCGGCTGGCTGAAGTCCATCCCATCTCTTGATCTACAGGTGTTCGTGGACAGCCTGGAGTTCGCCGTACCTTATCCCGTATCCCAGAAAACGGCAGAGTGGCAAGACGCTGAAGTGAAGGAAATTCAGGCGGCTTTCCTCGGAAAGAAATCGTTTGAAGAAGCACTGAAAAATGCCGGCGAACAGATGAATGCGATCCTTGCGACAGAAACGAAATGA
- a CDS encoding sugar ABC transporter permease encodes MSSPITVTTEPPKTTTKRKVGKLALHEAVWGYIFILPVVLGLGLFYMAPSAASLFLSFTSWDGLTSPQFIGFDNFANLMKDDKFTGSLLNTMLYTVGTVPLSVALATVLAVLLNQKIKGMVFYRTLYFIPVITMPIAVGMVWKWLYNSEFGLINHVLGVMNLPQPNWLFDERFALFSIVLVSVWSSIGYNAVILLSGLQGISGSYYEAASLDGAGTLYKFFRITLPLLTPSLFFVLVMSFINSFQVFDLIFIMMDQQTTMLESTRTVVYSIWEDGFKYFNMGYASAQAFILFIVILIITMVQMYIQKRWVHYQ; translated from the coding sequence GTGAGCTCTCCCATCACCGTGACCACAGAACCTCCTAAAACAACAACCAAGCGAAAAGTTGGGAAACTTGCCTTACACGAAGCTGTCTGGGGGTATATCTTCATTCTTCCTGTTGTGCTGGGCCTCGGTCTGTTCTATATGGCACCTTCCGCAGCATCTCTGTTCCTGTCGTTTACGTCGTGGGATGGATTAACTTCACCTCAATTCATCGGATTCGATAACTTCGCAAATTTGATGAAGGACGACAAATTCACCGGTTCCTTGCTCAACACGATGCTGTATACGGTCGGTACGGTGCCATTATCCGTTGCACTCGCAACGGTGCTGGCCGTGCTCTTGAACCAGAAGATCAAAGGCATGGTCTTCTACCGCACCCTCTATTTCATTCCCGTGATCACCATGCCGATCGCGGTCGGCATGGTATGGAAATGGTTATACAACTCCGAATTCGGATTGATCAACCATGTGCTGGGCGTCATGAACCTGCCGCAGCCCAACTGGCTGTTCGATGAGCGATTCGCCTTGTTCTCCATCGTGCTTGTCAGTGTCTGGAGCAGCATCGGATACAATGCCGTCATTCTGCTGTCCGGTCTGCAGGGCATCTCCGGCAGCTATTATGAAGCGGCTTCGCTTGACGGAGCGGGGACGTTGTATAAGTTTTTCCGAATTACACTTCCTCTGCTCACGCCCAGCTTGTTCTTTGTCTTGGTCATGTCCTTCATCAATTCGTTCCAGGTGTTTGACCTGATCTTCATCATGATGGATCAACAGACCACGATGCTGGAATCCACCCGAACGGTTGTATACAGCATCTGGGAAGATGGCTTCAAATACTTCAACATGGGTTACGCTTCAGCGCAGGCCTTCATTCTGTTTATCGTTATTCTGATCATCACCATGGTCCAGATGTATATTCAGAAGCGCTGGGTCCACTACCAATAA
- a CDS encoding carbohydrate ABC transporter permease — protein MNTSTNTGKASRLAVHILLAVGALLMIMPFLWMISTSFKSFADSMSVPPKWLPVEWHPDNYLRVIQTIDFGTYYLNTIIVTVGRTAGQLILCSLAAYAFASLRFPFKNAIFLALLAVLMVPSQVVMIPSFVIMREFNWLDTFYVLIVPGIFSAFGTFLLRQFFMTLPKDLEEAAKIDGCSYFRIYWNIYLPLSKAALVSLAIFTILASWNDLLWPLIMTSSEEMRVLSIGISSFQGQHSTDYPLLMAGALMATLPIIVLFIFLQRYFIEGIAMNGIKG, from the coding sequence GTGAATACTTCAACCAATACGGGAAAAGCAAGCCGTCTAGCGGTCCACATCCTGTTAGCTGTCGGGGCGCTGCTCATGATTATGCCGTTTCTGTGGATGATTTCCACATCCTTCAAGTCCTTTGCGGACTCCATGTCCGTTCCGCCCAAATGGCTGCCTGTGGAATGGCACCCGGACAACTACCTGCGGGTCATCCAAACCATCGACTTCGGTACCTATTACTTGAACACCATCATCGTGACGGTGGGACGGACGGCTGGCCAACTCATTCTGTGCTCCCTTGCAGCCTATGCATTTGCCAGCTTGAGATTCCCTTTCAAGAACGCCATCTTTCTCGCGCTCCTGGCCGTGTTGATGGTCCCTTCCCAGGTCGTTATGATTCCGAGCTTTGTCATCATGCGCGAGTTCAATTGGCTGGACACGTTCTATGTGCTGATCGTACCCGGCATATTCAGCGCCTTCGGTACATTTTTATTGAGACAGTTCTTTATGACGCTGCCGAAGGACCTGGAGGAAGCGGCCAAAATTGACGGCTGCAGTTACTTCCGGATTTACTGGAATATTTACTTGCCTTTATCCAAGGCGGCTCTCGTCTCCCTGGCGATCTTCACCATATTAGCCTCATGGAACGATCTGCTGTGGCCGCTCATCATGACAAGCTCTGAGGAGATGCGCGTGCTTTCGATCGGGATTTCCAGCTTCCAGGGACAGCATTCCACCGATTACCCGCTGCTGATGGCAGGCGCCTTAATGGCTACCCTTCCCATCATCGTTCTGTTTATCTTCCTTCAGCGTTACTTCATTGAAGGCATTGCGATGAACGGGATTAAGGGATAG
- a CDS encoding Gfo/Idh/MocA family oxidoreductase: MIKAGVLGAGGMGAVHIKNLHGNEHVQLAAICDTNETLAQQQAELYGTAYYTDGSTMLEQEHLDVLYVCIPPFCHGDIEEQAAAKGIHLMVEKPLGLDAQSVRHKAKVIAESGIIAASGYCLRYLDTVAIAKDFLKDKKIGMVRAHYITTPVPTPWWRKKALSGGQLVEQSTHTMDLVRYLCGDITRLYADMKLLLVDDIPDLDIPDVGAIQFVLDSGAVGHMQTGFIQFDHRSGIEIMGRDFRVVLDGTTLSIVEKEKEIVYRSKTDFYKNLTNALIDAIRNNDPSLVLASYEDGFKTLEVTLAANESAETGKPVILQA, encoded by the coding sequence ATGATTAAAGCAGGCGTGCTTGGAGCGGGAGGCATGGGCGCCGTCCATATCAAAAACCTTCACGGGAACGAACACGTTCAGCTGGCTGCAATATGCGATACCAATGAAACGTTAGCGCAGCAGCAGGCCGAACTGTACGGCACAGCTTATTATACGGACGGCAGCACGATGCTGGAGCAAGAGCATCTGGATGTGCTGTATGTGTGCATTCCACCATTTTGCCATGGGGATATCGAAGAACAGGCAGCCGCGAAGGGCATTCACCTCATGGTGGAAAAGCCGCTGGGACTGGACGCCCAGTCCGTCCGCCACAAAGCCAAGGTCATTGCTGAAAGCGGAATCATTGCAGCTTCCGGCTACTGTCTGCGGTACCTGGACACGGTTGCGATTGCCAAAGACTTTCTCAAGGACAAAAAAATCGGCATGGTTCGCGCCCACTACATTACAACACCTGTACCAACTCCTTGGTGGCGCAAAAAGGCATTATCCGGCGGACAGCTAGTTGAGCAATCCACGCACACCATGGACTTGGTTCGCTACCTGTGCGGCGATATCACCCGCCTGTATGCCGATATGAAGCTGCTGCTGGTAGACGACATCCCGGACCTCGATATTCCGGATGTGGGCGCCATCCAATTCGTGCTGGATTCCGGAGCCGTCGGCCATATGCAAACTGGATTTATCCAGTTCGATCACCGCAGCGGAATCGAGATCATGGGCCGCGACTTCCGCGTCGTTCTGGACGGAACCACGCTCTCCATTGTAGAGAAGGAGAAAGAGATCGTGTATCGGAGCAAAACGGACTTCTACAAAAATCTTACCAACGCCTTGATCGACGCCATTCGTAACAACGACCCAAGCCTTGTGCTGGCATCTTATGAAGACGGCTTCAAGACGCTGGAAGTGACGCTTGCCGCCAATGAATCTGCGGAAACTGGAAAACCCGTTATCCTACAAGCATAA
- a CDS encoding NAD-dependent succinate-semialdehyde dehydrogenase, whose amino-acid sequence MFRNQVYIAGQWIQTEEQMDVYNPADGKVIGTVSKAGKKEAALAVDAAADAFPAWSRRTANERGELLRRWHQLIAEHMDELARIMTTEQGKPLKEAAGEIQYANSFVAWYAEEGKRIYGETIPGSSSRQRIIVTKQPVGVVAAITPWNFPASMITRKVAPALAAGCTVVIKPSGETPFTAIKLVELADQAGIPAGVINIVTGSSSDISGVWQADSRVRKLSFTGSTEVGKQLMAGAAANVKKISLELGGHAPFIVTDQADLNQAAAGLISSKFRNGGQTCVCANRVYVQEGIAQAFAAKFAELVKQLKVGNGLENGVDIGPLINRDAVDKVVRQIKDAEEKGGVILAGGQALSELGRNYVEPTVIMNATDDMECMNEETFGPLAPITTFRTIDEAVQRANNSPYGLAAYVFTQNLGEAVNIAESLDYGIVGVNDPVPSTAQAPFGGFKESGLGREGGHYGMDEFLEVKYISLGL is encoded by the coding sequence GTCCAAGGCTGGCAAGAAGGAAGCCGCCCTGGCCGTCGATGCGGCAGCCGATGCTTTTCCGGCGTGGTCTCGCAGGACGGCAAATGAGCGAGGGGAACTGCTGCGCCGCTGGCATCAGCTCATAGCGGAGCATATGGATGAATTGGCGCGGATTATGACCACAGAGCAGGGGAAACCGCTGAAGGAAGCAGCAGGCGAGATACAATATGCCAACAGCTTTGTGGCCTGGTATGCGGAGGAAGGCAAACGAATCTACGGCGAGACCATCCCCGGATCATCCAGCCGCCAACGCATCATCGTAACGAAGCAGCCCGTTGGCGTCGTAGCAGCGATTACGCCGTGGAACTTTCCGGCATCCATGATTACCCGTAAGGTGGCGCCCGCTCTAGCCGCCGGATGCACGGTGGTGATCAAGCCATCCGGTGAGACGCCATTCACGGCCATCAAGCTGGTAGAGCTTGCCGATCAGGCTGGTATTCCTGCCGGGGTCATTAACATCGTAACTGGATCTTCAAGCGACATTTCCGGCGTGTGGCAGGCGGACAGCCGTGTAAGAAAGCTGTCTTTTACAGGATCAACCGAGGTGGGGAAACAACTGATGGCCGGAGCTGCCGCTAACGTCAAGAAAATATCGCTGGAGCTTGGCGGTCATGCGCCGTTTATTGTGACGGATCAGGCTGACCTGAACCAAGCGGCTGCCGGATTAATCTCCTCTAAATTCCGCAATGGGGGACAAACCTGCGTATGTGCCAACCGGGTATATGTTCAGGAAGGCATTGCGCAGGCATTTGCCGCGAAGTTTGCTGAGCTTGTCAAGCAATTGAAGGTAGGAAATGGACTGGAGAACGGCGTCGATATTGGTCCTTTGATTAACCGGGACGCTGTGGATAAAGTCGTAAGACAGATCAAGGACGCGGAAGAGAAGGGCGGCGTCATTCTGGCAGGAGGTCAAGCATTATCTGAGCTGGGTCGCAATTATGTTGAGCCGACGGTCATCATGAACGCAACCGATGACATGGAGTGTATGAATGAGGAAACCTTCGGCCCCCTTGCGCCGATTACCACTTTCCGGACGATAGACGAAGCGGTGCAGCGAGCCAATAACAGTCCTTATGGCTTAGCCGCCTATGTATTCACGCAGAATCTAGGTGAAGCGGTCAACATTGCGGAATCGCTGGACTACGGGATTGTGGGCGTGAATGATCCCGTACCTTCGACGGCGCAAGCACCATTCGGTGGATTCAAAGAGAGTGGACTGGGCCGGGAAGGCGGGCACTACGGAATGGATGAGTTCCTGGAGGTGAAGTATATTTCGCTTGGTTTATAA